Part of the Anaerolineae bacterium genome, GATAGAAGAACTGGATTCCAAAGAGACGATCCCCATCAAAGAAGCTCTGCTGGAAACCATCCACCAAGCCGCCGAAGACGTTGATGTGCGGCGGCGGGCCGTTGAATCTATCGCCTTTTTAAGCGAACCCGGCGTTACTCAGATCATCGAAACCGCCTACTACGACGACGACACAAAAATGCAGGTGAGCGCCGTTTTTGCCATGGGCCGCAACGCCGACCGCTGCTGGCACAGGCGGGTAATGGCCGAGTTGGATAACGAAAACAGCGAAATCCGCTTTGAAGCGGCCCGGGCCTGCGGCGAATTGGAAATAAAGGAGGCTGTGGTTAAACTGGTCGGCCTGCTCAACGACCCCGATGCCGACCAGGAAGTGCAAGAAATGGCCATCTGGGCGTTGGGCCGGATTGGCGGGTCAACGGCCCAGGAAGCTCTGGAAACTTGCCTGGAAAGTGACGTGGCCGGCATTGCTCTGGCCGCTGAAGAGGCCCTGGATGAACTCACCCTGTTCAGCGATACCTTTGATATGTTTGATTTCGGCGACGAGGATTTTGATGAGCCGGATGACGACTTTGATTACCTTCACTGATTTTTTTTAGCTTCATTCTACCTGGCCCATGCTCCACATCTTTCTCACCATTGTTGCCCCCATTATTGTGGTGGCCGGTTTGGGGGCGCTGCTTAATCGCGCCAAAACAGTTGAGCCTCGCGCCGTATCGCGCATCGCCATTTATCTCACCAGCCCGGCCCTGGCCTTTTACAGCATTGCCAACACCTCCATCACCAGCGCGGAAGTAGGAGGGCTGGTGGTCTTCTTTTTTCTGACAACAACCGCCATCACTCTTTTTGGCTGGTTCATCAGTTATTTATTTCAATTGAATCGGTTGACCAGCAGCGCCTTTATCCTCTCGATGGCCCTGATTAACGTGGGTAATTACGGCATTCCCCTCAACGAATTTGCCTTTGGCCAACCCGGCCTGGAACGCGCTGTTATTTTTTCGGTCTTCAGCAGTTTTAGCGTCAATACCCTGGGCGTATTTCTGGCCTCGTGGGGCCATGCTTCAAAAACACAAGCCCTGGCCAACGTTTTTAAAGTGCCTTTGCCCTACGCCGTTATTTTCGGCGTACTCATCAAACTGGGCTACCTGCCCGCCCCAGAATTTGTGATGCGGGTGGCCAACTTAATGGGCCAGGCCGCCGTGCCCCTGATGCTCATTATGTTGGGCATCCAGGTTTCGCGGGTTTCGTTGGATGGGCAATGGGGCCTGATGTTTGGGGTTTCCCTTACCCGCCTGGTGGGAGGAGCCATAGCGGGATTTTTATTTGCCTTTTTGTTGGGCCTGGAAGGCGTGACCCGCCAGGTGGCCATTGTGGAA contains:
- a CDS encoding HEAT repeat domain-containing protein; its protein translation is MNTFTELLKQIATAEKLHLSSLYIFSKMDQAALETFQETWPAIPAERRQSIMQNLVEIAEANFEVDFDPVFLLGLGDEDAEVRALAINGLWENESPALIPPLLHLLQTDETPLVRATAASALGRFIYLSEIEELDSKETIPIKEALLETIHQAAEDVDVRRRAVESIAFLSEPGVTQIIETAYYDDDTKMQVSAVFAMGRNADRCWHRRVMAELDNENSEIRFEAARACGELEIKEAVVKLVGLLNDPDADQEVQEMAIWALGRIGGSTAQEALETCLESDVAGIALAAEEALDELTLFSDTFDMFDFGDEDFDEPDDDFDYLH
- a CDS encoding AEC family transporter; the encoded protein is MLHIFLTIVAPIIVVAGLGALLNRAKTVEPRAVSRIAIYLTSPALAFYSIANTSITSAEVGGLVVFFFLTTTAITLFGWFISYLFQLNRLTSSAFILSMALINVGNYGIPLNEFAFGQPGLERAVIFSVFSSFSVNTLGVFLASWGHASKTQALANVFKVPLPYAVIFGVLIKLGYLPAPEFVMRVANLMGQAAVPLMLIMLGIQVSRVSLDGQWGLMFGVSLTRLVGGAIAGFLFAFLLGLEGVTRQVAIVEAAMPTAVMASVLATEFEGDSKLVSSIVLLSTLLSLITLPLLLYLLV